The following coding sequences lie in one Zingiber officinale cultivar Zhangliang chromosome 2B, Zo_v1.1, whole genome shotgun sequence genomic window:
- the LOC122048732 gene encoding alpha carbonic anhydrase 7-like yields MADHNIRLTTLSAFLVLFVLLLQSHIAISQPVADNMEFGYQKGSELGPENWGRVHKEWAACGQGRMQSPVDLSDDRVEVLPLLGFLRSSYRPVTTVLKNRGHDIMLRFEGNVGGVQIDGIDYALKQLHWHLPTEHTINGRRFDMELHMVHQSADNRNAVVGILYTLGPSEPFLAKMEKYIDMVKDRYEVEEAVGMVDPSEIEIGSNQYYRYTGSLTTPPCTEGVVWTIINEVRTVSSEQLRFLSEAVRDDASMNARPVQEINDRRIGLFRPKFN; encoded by the exons ATGGCGGATCACAACATCAGACTCACGACCCTCTCTGCTTTCCTTGTCCTGTTCGTCCTCCTCCTGCAATCTCACATCGCAATCTCTCAACCAGTCG CTGACAACATGGAGTTCGGCTACCAGAAAGGGAGTGAGTTGGGGCCAGAGAACTGGGGGCGCGTCCACAAGGAGTGGGCGGCCTGCGGTCAAGGCCGGATGCAGTCGCCTGTGGACCTCTCTGACGATCGCGTCGAGGTTCTGCCCCTCCTGGGCTTCCTCCGCAGTTCCTACCGCCCTGTCACTACCGTGCTCAAAAACCGCGGCCACGACATCATG CTCCGGTTCGAAGGCAACGTTGGAGGTGTGCAGATCGACGGAATCGACTACGCTCTGAAGCAGCTGCACTGGCACTTGCCGACGGAGCACACCATCAACGGACGCAG GTTCGATATGGAGCTCCACATGGTTCATCAGAGCGCCGACAACCGCAATGCCGTCGTCGGCATTCTCTACACCCTCGGCCCCAGTGAACCCTTCCTTGCCAAG ATGGAGAAATACATCGATATGGTCAAAGACAGATATGAAGTAGAGGAAGCGGTGGGCATGGTGGATCCAAGCGAGATAGAGATAGGGAGCAATCAGTACTACAGATACACGGGCTCTTTAACCACACCCCCTTGCACTGAAGGTGTAGTTTGGACCATTATCAATGAG GTTAGAACAGTATCAAGCGAACAATTAAGATTTCTGAGCGAAGCTGTTCGCGAT GACGCGTCGATGAATGCAAGGCCAGTGCAGGAGATCAACGATAGGCGAATAGGTTTATTTCGTCCA